Within Planococcus citri chromosome 2, ihPlaCitr1.1, whole genome shotgun sequence, the genomic segment atacctatacctaacttGTTAAACTGAATTCGACGTAGGTCTACACAGAAAATAATCACTTTGTTGGTAAATCGTTAACACTATTCTCCACTAACTACCTACGAGAGATATTGAAACACTGTTAGTCTGAGCTGAGCACATCAATGAAGGGTTCGATCAAACTACTTACACAATGAACATGTTTCGCTAACACTAGTGCTTGTAGATAAACTACTTATTATccgaaaataaaatgtatttaCATCCTCCCCATGTAACTGCTATACCACCGTATTATGCAATACTGAATACAATTTATACGCATGGACAAAAAATAAGAGGTATCTACTTAGGTATTGTAAACAATCAACTTTTAAAGGTTGATTGAATATTAAGTAATGTAAGCTTCTAAATTTCTCTTGAATTAATAAAGTCATCGGGTTGAAGATCATACATGCACTTGGTATAATAGTGCTCAAGATTGAGAAACTGTTAGTCATCAGATCAATGAATTATCACAATCTCGTACAACCTAATGCCTATATTAGTTAATTATAATTACTTACTCTTactcaagtacctatacttatagcaaatcaaaaatattaatttttccttctttgtttgtttcaggtaagtacGATTTTCATAATTCTGAGCAAGGCAGGTAAGTTCTCTTTGGTATCATCTCTATACACAAGGGTAAGGGGTGCTGGAAAAATGCCCGTAATTTAACTAattaagagaaaaaatatacatacacctacaagaagaatcaaaataataaatatttcagaaataTAGTACAGACTACAGAGACAAATTTCGgaatgttttattatttttccactcatttttttttattttttcattttattttcaattcaaatgcaaagatcataattttgtttttttttttaaattcgattgAAGTGAAAAATAGGCACCTTACTTATTTTTATagtgatatttttaaataaaaaaattaatcaatcaatcaaagcaacgtaattccaatttttagaaatatgatAGACGAAATCTTGTTTACCTTCACATTTtgcacaatatttttcaatataaagTTCACATATTCTTCAATAATTCACATTAGAAATTAAATCGAAATTCggtaaattcttcaataataTGGTTAGAAATTGAAACCCAATtgagtaaaataggtaaatattataTCAGAAAGAAGGTAAAGGTACGCGTATTTCATCAAATCTtctcaattcaaattttgttccaaattaaTTAGACTCTATAATTTTAAGTAATTCTTGGTTTAGCATCTCCATTAGGTAAACGAATACCTACCCAccatttctgaataattttttaaattggttcTCATAAATTTATATGataatttatataaaatttcaactggaatttatacatacctaatacaaaaaaaaaataataaaaaaatagaagagtacctacttgttttgtttttttgtgtaagttgataaaaaaaatacacgagatGGATAAATAAGAAAATTGTCTATCCTGATTCcagataattttgataaaaactataATCAACAAGTATGCATCAACACAAACATACaaacaatttcaataaaataagttttttttggacaaaacgAAGCCTCCgcttattgagttttttttttttttttttttttacgattccAGAGCCTTCAGCGATTTTTAATACTCTCAAAagatttcaaatcgctctgaagtggccgaaaatgaactttggaacCTATAAGTTTGGTCGTTGCTTATTTTGTGCACGAAATGCACCTTCGTCCTTCTTGACCGTTCAAGTAGTTATTGTAAAATTCTAGGAGAGCtgataaaaagtaaatttttgaccaattcgtaaatttcagaaaacgtgaaaaaaatctagttcttaattcctatttttgatttcaaagtataaaaagttcaaaaaatcttgaatattTCAACTAAAATGAGGCGTTTGAGGTCAAGTTTGAGACacaaaatttcgagaatttttttttagacatgtGTACCAGGTACCCATCTTAACGGTTTTAGCTGTCTCCActtcaatttacaaaaagttggtGTATAAATTGGTTCATCTCTAACGAAATCTGGAAAATGTTACTTCAGTCTTGAAAAATCTCAtcatcattaaaataatgtgcacatgtatgtacctacttatacctattcattttctcatttccaacaaattattatttataaaaCATTGAATAAATACAGCGATTTAATAAAGCGTCATGGTAGGTagtaataatatgtatttaatGTAAATCAATTGAACAAACTGCAAATTCTTCTTCTGCGGTTGGATACCTTATTAAtatgaatataaaaatataaaagaaaaatcaaaactcaagtTTATTaacaaacgaaataaaaaattaattttacgaaattctaaatgaataaatgatggaaaaaattataattattggTGCATATTTCAATAGGTTAATGTAAGCACTCATACCTAACCCTATTCTTGAGAATCAACCATACAATCTAGAAGATTCACATTCGCAAAgctcattaggtaggtacttaatttttaacATAACAATGAAGCCTAAACATAACCATACGATAAAATTAAGTCACTCATTCAACATTTATCGTCGAGCAATAGCCAAGCTCACTTCATCGgccaactcaaaatttgatcgaatacTCTTCCATCCAGCTGTATTCAAAATCTCAGTAGGTCTTGTAGTGATGAACTTGatgacttcatttttcaattctttaacCCCGTGCATATCTGCTAATGCCAAAATACTCGCAGCATTTTCCACCGATAAATTCTTGTACAATTCTTCCGCACAGATCATTTTTAAATGGTTCAAATCATACTTATCGCCAGCTGCTAATAAACCGTAAGCTAGTTCaggtaatttttcacattttccggtGTAAATATATCGCAGCATTTCGCTTACAACTTCCTCATCCATGTCATCGATATTTACGcgattttctttattttctttcgcGTCATGTTTGAACATAACAGCAAAAACTGGACTACGCGCAGCTAGAATAACCTTATGGGCTGAAAATTCTTTACCTTTTATCGAAAGTACAACATCAGCGATATCAcgattttcaagtaataatCCATAGTGATGGGAAAGATTACATTCTGGAACATCGGGATAGAGTCTGGTATTATAACACTCATTGGCAGTATTATCAACAGCATCAGGTAAATAGTAAGTGATCACGCATTTGATCGTCAATTTATCATCAATCAACAAATTGCTTCTGAAATCTTCATCTTTAATCTGGAACTTAGCCCAGCCCCACCTGTTACCGTGTGCAGCGGACggcgatgaagaaaaaaattggtatactTTCAACGTCTTCTTGAAGGCGCTAGTTTCTTTAAAATCCTTATCCAAGATATATGCGGAGAATTCTGCAAATGCTTCTTTACGTTCGCACCCGGGGTATAGGGATACACGAAAAGTAATATAATCGTTATTTTCACTGTTATCGCCATTAGGTTCCAGTTTTGTGTACCATTTCGTTTCATTATCATCTATCGCCGAGAAGGTAGGTGATTCCAACAGTTTTCCAATAGCTTcatgaaacctgaaattttctATTGTCCAGATAATCGTTGCTTCATGGAGTTTGATTCTGGTACCGAATCGATTACCAGCGGATGCGTTTGGTAAATTATAATGACTGGACATATTGAAATAAATTCGTATCGCAAGCCACGAGAATAGGATGTGTAGAATGTGAAGTGTCTTTCTAAATGCGTTAGCGATGTAGGTAATTTATATAGCTTACTGATGTGCGCGTCGAGGATAAGATTCTTGTTTGTTGTCCTTATTCTTCGTTTTCATTCACTggaaacagaaaaatttgacgATTGGTGATAGAAACATTGTATGTATCTACTTATCATAAAACATAAACAATATATACAGGTAAATATATGCTACATACAGCTACATTTAAGTACatacagggtgattcggatAAGACCTGAAGAATTGAAACCACAGCTGTGTAAAATATGGCAACACCGCATTTAACATTTTACCTATTCAAATCAGGGAAGCCGGAAGcgtaattacaaattttcattttcaaattttttacctctTAAATTAGTTGATTTGAAGTGCAATCATTTGCCAACCAGCAATTCCTATTGTTTTTAGGAAACAAAATCGTAATTTACAGTGACAAATTTTGCGATGTTGCCAAAGTGAGCATATTGGTTGAGATAAgtccatcgaccttttagttaacaGATAAGTCACGTTTTATTgaggaatagcatttttttttttaaaataaaagtaattaaaattgaaaattgagtacagGAAACCTTCTAAgtgattattttataaaaaattagagagtttgtcaaaattgaaaatttgattattcagCAATTCAGCATCCAGTGgaccaaaaaagagaaattagCGTTTAATGAGTCAAATGAGTGTCGAATGAAAAGTACTACCTACcgcattaattaataaaattcgaaataatttaatttaactttaagttttgattgtttttcatgtAAGAAACCCCATTTCtgacttcaaagttcaaatacTTACATCAAGTTATGGACCAAAACAGAAAAGAGTGATACTCTACATTTCTGAGATCTCATCTTCACTTTTTCCACCACCTaccccccaaaaattttcaatagaaacgccgaaatggccaattttaagaaaacagctGGCTCCCTTTAAACGTCaataacttcattttttacTCATATTCATCATGAATCATGAGTAGAAtacgtggttttaatttttcaggtcttatccgaatcaccctgtatatgtgtgggcgcatacggaaagggacctaccgaccaaaacgtaaattttacaggagagccgTTTAAAGTTTTGCGCGCGGTTATTTCTCTTGTTGTTACTGTAAGATTACGTAGGGGtattccaacttcgaaggtcCTACACTTTAccacacactcacacacgcCCTCCAATGACCTCTACCGGTCAGATTATGCACTGCATtcaagttttttcgattatgaatTCTGTCATGGTTCACTTAGAAgcgaaaaatttcgatgaaataggAGTTATTGGCGGGTTTGGGAGGTTCCATTCGATTCTctaagagttcctacaacaatttcaggaaaaaaaaaaaattttcattttttggtcggtaggtccctttccgtacgcgccctcacatatgtgGACGGGTCGCAAAAAAAGCTGGAGAATTTCAACTACCTAACTTACCTAAGTACCTAATGccgaatttaattttgagttaAAGTCGCTCACTTcgctcagaaattttttagccCCTTAGTTGCCCATGGAGGAGAGATATTGGTCCTCAAACAGAGggtgttttcgaaaaatttgtgtttttttgcagGAGTTCCTactacacaacctgttttgggaaaaattacccaattcaAAGTTCTAAAAGATCGGTAGTATTCGAGATTCTGCGTCAATCAATGCCAATGTCATAAAAATCTAAGACAACTTTCAGGGTTCTTATTCCTAATGAGAgagcaaatcgcttatttttgggaaaattcttgttaataaaatattttattctctGAAACGTTGGGAATATTTTGAGaaacagtggtgccaatttgtACATGAATTCATGCAACACAGATccgtaaaaattgagaatcaaCACAGATccgtaaaaattgagaattttattgaatattaTTACAGCTTACGACTATGGTGTACTAACAATACACGAAtaatgagtaaaaaaacaattataggtacatacaaaattatttattttttcaacgccaACTGTCGGGCTATAGCTCTGCTTACTTCATCGgccaactcaaaatttgaacgaataTTCTTCCAACCTACCGTATCCAACACTTCGTTAGGTTTAGAGACAATAAACTTAATCACACCTTTCTTAAGCTCTTCAACGCCATGCATATCTGCTAATGCCAAAATATCCGCAGCATTTTCTACCGATACGGTCTTGTACAATTCTTCGGcgcaaatcattttcaaatgaacCAAATCGTATTTATCAGCCGCTTCTAATAAACCGGTCGCAAATTCAGttaattttccacattttccGGTGTAAATATATCGTAGCATTTCACCGACTACCTTTTCATCCATATCCTCAATATTTACgcgattttcttcattttctctCGCGTTGTATTTGAACATAGCAGCGAAAACAGGACTACGTGCAGCTAAAATATATTTGTGAGCTGGGTATTCGATACCATTTATCGAGAGAATGACATCGGCGAAGTCACGATTCTCAAGTAACAATCCAAATTGATCGGATAGATTACATTCAGGAACATTGGGATAAAGTCGAGCGTTATTATTACAGTTATGAGGTGTGCTAATAAGGGTATTCGACGCACAAGTAGAATAGACGATCACGCACTTGATCGTTAATGTATCGTCTATCAAATAGTCATCTCGGAAATCATCATCTTTAACAAGAACTCCCCAGCCCCAAGCTTTGGCTTTCCCTTGTTTCATGGCATATTTGTCAACCGTATTCGAATCTACAGGGGATGATACGAATATTTCTTGCCGTCGGTGCGTATCCAAAACATACACGGATACTTTCGCAAATGCTTCTTTATGTATGATATCGTCGCTTAGATTCAGATAAAGATAAATAGTGTCCTTTGTTTCGCTTTCTCCGTTAGGATAGAGTTTCAAATACCATTTGATCTCATTATCATCGACGGCAGAGAATGTAGATGATTTCAACTCATCTCCAATCGCTtcgtaaaaactgaaattctttATAGTCCAAACATAGACGACTTCGTGAGTTTTGACTCCGGTATCCCAACGAATATCAGCCGACGACGACCCACATAATGAAATACAGTTGCTTGACATGTTGAAGAGAATATTTGTAATCCTTATCCACGATATCCGATAGGTCGTCAGAAGCCAAATTTGAACGAGTTGAATTCGTGCCTAATGACCGTGTTCTTCGTTTTTAATGAGTAGccgaaaacagaaaaattttcataattatattAGATAGAGAtgcttggaaaattaaaatattaggAGCTAGTGGAACTATTACGTATAAAAAAGCAATACCTATTCATAAAGAATACATACAGATAACCACTAACGAATCGTAGAGAATGAGCATGATAGTTGATTTTTGCAAATGGAGTATAAATAAATGTATAATCACTTTTTTTACTTTGAGTTGCCCAGACCCATCTAGTTCTTTCATTATTTGGAAATATCGAGTatccctaaaaaagttttctactaaaatactttggttggtcacagtgaatgataataatgatagtcCATGATgggattggttgttggactggagagataacattccaccaatcacaTATGCATCTAcgtatttcacgttgccaacctgtattattaatgaaaaactttcttaggggtactcgatatttctgagcaCCCTGTAGTTTAAGAGAATTATTGTACCTCACCTacatgtacagggtgcccagaaatatcgagtacccctaaacaagttttctactaaaatactttggtttaGAGTTCGACGAGTACCCGGATCCGCGATTCTTACCCGGGTCTGAAAATTATCCGGTTCCGACCCgggtagtaaaattttcaacaaatgacGTCATTTTGAGTAGTTCAAATAAATTCCGCTAGGATCGctacataaaaatgaaattttttcgtcagttagatttggcaacgtcgcatttttcattgttttccacTACCCGGTTCCGTACCCGGGTAGCCGATTCCTTTCCGGGTTGAACCCGGAAAATCGGCAATCCGGGTACCCGTCGAACtctactttggttggtcacagtgaatgataataatgatagcacatgattggttgttggactggagagataacattctaccaatcatatgcatctatttcacgttgaacatgaattttaaatgtgcaaaagccaaaaattcagtaaattcaCATACTTCTTTCCTCGTgtgttcaaagttcaaacaaacatcatgaaaaaaagtaattaaaaaatatttcgaggAAAACAATtaacaaataagtacataattgtATCAGCTGGGTTAATAAGTTAAGACAACAATTTCGCTATTTTAAATTAGACCGAATGGTACACAGTagtgttgaaaatgaatcatGACTCAAATGAAATAACCCAAGTAGGGGTAAGTTG encodes:
- the LOC135835117 gene encoding speckle-type POZ protein B-like isoform X4, whose product is MSSHYNLPNASAGNRFGTRIKLHEATIIWTIENFRFHEAIGKLLESPTFSAIDDNETKWYTKLEPNGDNSENNDYITFRVSLYPGCERKEAFAEFSAYILDKDFKETSAFKKTLKVYQFFSSSPSAAHGNRWGWAKFQIKDEDFRSNLLIDDKLTIKCVITYYLPDAVDNTANECYNTRLYPDVPECNLSHHYGLLLENRDIADVVLSIKGKEFSAHKVILAARSPVFAVMFKHDAKENKENRVNIDDMDEEVVSEMLRYIYTGKCEKLPELAYGLLAAGDKYDLNHLKMICAEELYKNLSVENAASILALADMHGVKELKNEVIKFITTRPTEILNTAGWKSIRSNFELADEVSLAIARR
- the LOC135838187 gene encoding uncharacterized protein LOC135838187 gives rise to the protein MSSDCTSLCASADFRYDTGLKTHKVTYVWAIKNFSFYEAIGDDLKSPTFSAVGDDETIWFLRLYPNGKNEEKDHISFFLTISNDGIRKKAFAKLSIYFLKREMQETPIHNSESEKIDLYDASIPKGAWGWDKFIKKDAHFRNNFLIDDTLTIKCVVIYATPDTVDSTPHDCSNTPLYSNVPECNLTDQFGSLLENHNLADVVLSINGTEYPAHKTILSARSPVFAAMFRHKAKENEENRVYIEDMDEKVVGEMLRYIYTGKCEKLSEFATGLLAAADKYDLVHLKMICAEELYRNLSVENAASVLALADMHGVKELKNAVIKFIVRKPEVVNTDGWKSIRSNFELADEVCLAIARRARIQLVQIWLLTTYRISWIRITNILFNMSSNCISLCGSSSADIRWDTGVKTHEVVYVWTIKNFSFYEAIGDELKSSTFSAVDDNEIKWYLKLYPNGESETKDTIYLYLNLSDDIIHKEAFAKVSVYVLDTHRRQEIFVSSPVDSNTVDKYAMKQGKAKAWGWGVLVKDDDFRDDYLIDDTLTIKCVIVYSTCASNTLISTPHNCNNNARLYPNVPECNLSDQFGLLLENRDFADVILSINGIEYPAHKYILAARSPVFAAMFKYNARENEENRVNIEDMDEKVVGEMLRYIYTGKCGKLTEFATGLLEAADKYDLVHLKMICAEELYKTVSVENAADILALADMHGVEELKKGVIKFIVSKPNEVLDTVGWKNIRSNFELADEVSRAIARQLALKK